A window of Microbacterium luteolum contains these coding sequences:
- a CDS encoding ABC transporter ATP-binding protein — protein MTTVISTQSLTKHYGHVHALDGLDLSVEHGQVHGFLGPNGAGKSTTIRILLGLARRTGGSASVFGEDPWSSAVDLHRRIAYVPGDVSVWPTLSGGEAVDLLARLRGARTKEAAYQHEKTRLMDAFQFDPRKKGRAYSKGNRQKVALIAAFAVPADLYILDEPTSGLDPLMAVIFQREVARAHANGATVLLSSHIMSEVEQLCDRVSIIRAGQIVESGTLAELRHLTRSDVSFTASGISLDQVERIPDVHDAAQHDDRFRLAVDSDRTAAVLPALAALGISDLRVAPPSLEELFLRHYGDDLATLEAAEDGRPDDSAKPQTRRGRRQREQA, from the coding sequence ATGACCACCGTCATCAGCACGCAGAGTCTCACCAAGCACTACGGCCACGTACATGCCCTCGACGGGCTCGACCTCTCCGTCGAACACGGTCAGGTGCACGGCTTCCTCGGCCCGAACGGCGCGGGGAAGTCGACCACGATCCGCATCCTCCTCGGCCTCGCACGACGCACGGGAGGCAGCGCGTCCGTCTTCGGCGAAGACCCGTGGAGCAGCGCCGTCGACCTGCATCGTCGCATCGCCTACGTTCCCGGTGACGTCAGCGTGTGGCCCACGCTGTCCGGCGGCGAGGCCGTCGATCTGCTCGCCCGCCTCCGCGGCGCCCGCACGAAGGAGGCCGCCTACCAGCACGAGAAGACGCGGCTCATGGACGCGTTCCAGTTCGACCCGCGAAAGAAGGGCCGCGCGTACTCCAAGGGGAACCGGCAGAAGGTCGCGCTGATCGCGGCCTTCGCGGTGCCCGCCGACCTCTACATCCTCGACGAGCCGACGAGCGGCCTGGATCCGCTCATGGCCGTGATCTTCCAGCGCGAGGTCGCCCGTGCCCACGCGAACGGTGCGACCGTGCTGCTGTCGAGCCACATCATGAGCGAGGTCGAGCAGCTCTGCGACCGGGTGTCGATCATTCGCGCGGGTCAGATCGTCGAGAGCGGCACCCTCGCCGAACTGCGGCACCTCACCCGCAGCGACGTGTCGTTCACGGCATCCGGCATCTCGCTCGACCAGGTCGAGCGCATCCCCGACGTGCACGACGCCGCACAGCACGACGACCGCTTCCGTCTCGCCGTCGACAGCGACCGCACGGCCGCCGTGCTGCCGGCACTCGCGGCGCTCGGGATCAGCGATCTGCGCGTCGCGCCGCCGTCTCTGGAGGAGCTGTTCCTCCGCCACTACGGCGACGACCTCGCGACGCTCGAAGCCGCCGAGGACGGCCGGCCCGATGACTCCGCGAAGCCGCAGACCCGTCGCGGCCGCCGTCAGAGGGAGCAGGCATGA
- a CDS encoding ABC transporter permease translates to MMSTFGVLLRQRIRRDWLQLTLWIAGTAGMAFAGYAGVTQSYSTLEDRQNILAAALANPVILMFRGLPSGTSEGAFLAFEILPWLALLAALMSTFLAVRHTRGDEEAGRSELVWATPAGRRMPTIVTIVHGILANLVLAALTALALLATGLPAAGSVLSGAAAGATGIAFLGIGLLAAQLMRTARGANSLTVWVLVAAFLIRGIGNAAGTPNDDLSGMKSAWFAWLSPFAWAEQTRPYDADLLGPVFLGLGLGLVLATASVALQSLRDIDASFVAERPGRVSARPALASPHALVWRLTSGAIVGWAVGGAVTGILATTLSGLVDQISGENPAVADILKKIGGATGGLDEVVITVFFTLLGILAACCAVQTVVRARQEEARGTVEAVLASPVGRVRWLADYVIVGTAAVLIVVAAAVLAGWAGIRSTDADDSLYRIVAVAGLGQAVAASVFTVLTALVLVLVPRATIGVAWALVLVATMLGMFGPLFGLPEWTANISPFAVTPVVDGDGVDVRGLWWLVLAVGAGLAASLSLMRRRELATGG, encoded by the coding sequence ATGATGTCGACCTTCGGCGTGCTGCTGCGGCAGCGCATCCGGCGCGACTGGCTGCAGCTGACCCTGTGGATCGCCGGTACCGCGGGGATGGCCTTCGCGGGTTACGCGGGCGTCACCCAGTCCTACTCGACGCTCGAGGACCGGCAGAACATCCTGGCCGCCGCTCTCGCGAACCCGGTGATCCTGATGTTCCGCGGCCTGCCGTCCGGCACGTCGGAGGGGGCGTTCCTGGCCTTCGAGATCCTCCCCTGGCTCGCGTTGCTCGCTGCCCTCATGAGCACCTTCCTCGCCGTCCGCCACACCCGCGGCGATGAGGAGGCCGGACGCTCGGAACTCGTCTGGGCGACTCCGGCGGGGAGACGGATGCCGACGATCGTGACCATCGTGCACGGCATCCTCGCCAACCTCGTGCTCGCCGCGCTCACCGCTCTGGCGCTGCTCGCGACCGGCCTGCCGGCAGCGGGATCGGTGCTCTCCGGAGCCGCGGCCGGCGCCACCGGCATCGCGTTCCTCGGCATCGGGCTGCTGGCCGCACAGCTGATGCGCACCGCGCGCGGCGCGAACTCGCTGACCGTGTGGGTGCTCGTGGCGGCCTTCCTGATCCGCGGCATCGGGAACGCGGCCGGCACGCCGAACGACGACCTCTCCGGGATGAAGAGCGCATGGTTCGCGTGGCTCTCGCCCTTCGCCTGGGCGGAGCAGACCCGGCCGTACGACGCCGACCTCCTCGGACCGGTGTTCCTGGGACTCGGTCTCGGTCTCGTGCTCGCCACGGCATCCGTCGCTCTGCAATCGTTGCGCGACATCGACGCGAGCTTCGTGGCCGAGCGCCCCGGTCGGGTGTCGGCGCGGCCCGCCCTCGCGTCTCCCCACGCACTGGTCTGGCGGCTCACCTCGGGCGCGATCGTCGGATGGGCGGTCGGCGGTGCGGTCACCGGCATCCTCGCCACCACGCTGAGCGGACTCGTCGACCAGATCTCCGGCGAGAACCCGGCCGTCGCCGACATCCTGAAGAAGATCGGCGGCGCGACCGGCGGCCTCGACGAGGTCGTGATCACGGTGTTCTTCACGCTCCTCGGCATCCTCGCCGCGTGCTGCGCCGTGCAGACGGTCGTGCGCGCCCGGCAGGAAGAGGCGCGCGGCACCGTGGAGGCCGTTCTGGCCTCACCGGTCGGCCGCGTGCGCTGGCTCGCCGACTACGTGATCGTCGGGACGGCCGCGGTGCTGATCGTCGTCGCGGCGGCCGTGCTGGCCGGGTGGGCGGGGATCCGGTCGACGGATGCCGACGACTCGCTCTACCGGATCGTCGCGGTCGCGGGGCTCGGGCAGGCGGTCGCCGCCTCGGTGTTCACCGTGCTCACCGCGCTGGTGCTCGTGCTCGTGCCGCGCGCGACGATCGGGGTGGCCTGGGCTCTCGTGCTCGTCGCGACCATGCTCGGGATGTTCGGCCCTCTGTTCGGCCTTCCGGAGTGGACCGCGAACATCTCCCCGTTCGCGGTGACCCCGGTGGTCGATGGCGACGGCGTCGATGTCCGCGGACTCTGGTGGCTCGTGCTCGCCGTGGGCGCGGGACTCGCAGCATCCCTCTCGCTCATGCGACGCCGCGAGCTTGCGACGGGCGGATGA
- a CDS encoding GbsR/MarR family transcriptional regulator produces the protein MADDEKADAAASDSVAHRATGPAEQAAAMLTAAGMPRMPARVMMALVAAPDGGYTAAQIGDRLGVSAAAVSGAVRYLQQLHFIQRRSWPGDRRDRYEFVHDTFSSSMVGNIPVYTRLAAYIDEIATEHDDDPGAQDRATELAEFFRYLSERMLQIVEDWRELRRDATG, from the coding sequence ATGGCGGACGACGAGAAGGCGGATGCGGCGGCATCCGACTCTGTCGCGCATCGCGCGACCGGGCCGGCCGAGCAGGCCGCAGCCATGCTGACCGCCGCGGGGATGCCGCGGATGCCGGCACGCGTGATGATGGCGCTGGTCGCCGCCCCTGACGGCGGATACACGGCAGCCCAGATCGGCGACCGCCTCGGCGTCTCAGCGGCTGCCGTCTCGGGCGCCGTCCGCTACCTGCAGCAGCTCCACTTCATCCAGCGCCGTTCCTGGCCCGGCGATCGCCGCGACCGCTACGAGTTCGTGCACGACACGTTCTCGAGCTCGATGGTCGGGAACATCCCCGTGTACACGCGCCTGGCCGCGTACATCGACGAGATCGCCACCGAACACGACGACGACCCGGGCGCTCAGGATCGGGCGACCGAGCTCGCCGAGTTCTTCCGCTATCTCAGCGAACGGATGCTGCAGATCGTCGAGGACTGGCGCGAGCTGCGTCGCGACGCGACGGGCTGA
- a CDS encoding carbon-nitrogen hydrolase family protein codes for MTLTIAGLQHHGTPGDVDANLAVIAAAAGEAAAKGVRILVTPEMFVTGYNIGDRLAPLATPDLVDRIARIAQDSGIAIVAGLPESLEGGGITNSLVMIDRDGSELLRYRKTHLFGALDRSLFTQGDALPGIVEIDGVRVSVLICYDVEFPETVRRAALDGADAVIVPTAQMEPFAHIAERLIPVRAWENQIHVIYVNRVGIEGDLTYVGRSSIVAPDGEVLASLGATDNGLMIATIDPEATRRARQENPYLADRRPELY; via the coding sequence ATGACCCTGACCATCGCCGGACTTCAGCATCACGGCACGCCCGGCGATGTCGATGCCAACCTCGCGGTCATCGCCGCGGCGGCGGGCGAGGCGGCCGCGAAAGGGGTGCGCATCCTCGTCACCCCCGAGATGTTCGTCACGGGCTACAACATCGGCGACCGCCTGGCACCGCTGGCGACACCGGACCTCGTCGACCGGATCGCCCGCATCGCCCAGGACAGCGGGATCGCCATCGTCGCCGGCCTCCCGGAGTCCCTCGAGGGCGGTGGCATCACGAATTCCCTGGTGATGATCGACCGCGACGGCTCGGAGCTGCTGCGCTACCGCAAGACCCACCTCTTCGGCGCGCTCGACCGCAGCCTGTTCACCCAGGGCGACGCCCTCCCCGGCATCGTCGAGATCGACGGCGTGCGTGTGTCGGTGCTCATCTGCTACGACGTCGAGTTCCCCGAGACCGTGCGTCGGGCCGCCCTCGACGGAGCGGATGCCGTCATCGTGCCGACCGCGCAGATGGAGCCCTTCGCGCACATCGCCGAGCGGCTCATCCCGGTGCGGGCGTGGGAGAACCAGATCCACGTGATCTACGTCAACCGCGTCGGCATCGAAGGCGATCTCACCTACGTCGGACGCAGCAGCATCGTCGCTCCCGACGGCGAGGTGCTCGCTTCCCTCGGAGCGACAGACAACGGCCTCATGATCGCCACGATCGATCCCGAAGCGACCCGGCGCGCCCGGCAGGAGAACCCGTACCTCGCCGACCGTCGACCCGAGCTCTACTGA
- a CDS encoding APC family permease, translating into MTVSPLVEPRQRLDGQLGTGAIVFMVIAAAAPLTVIGGNVPIAIGAGNGPGAPIGFALAAVILLVFSVGFVTMTPFVKEAGAFFSYVTAGLGSRLGLGSAFTALVAYTAIQVGIYGYMGWAVDDLVTFFGGPSLPWWLYSFATMAIVAVLGYRHIDLSAKVLGVALALEILVVVVLDVVIFATGGAEGIALETFDPSYVFSGGIGVAVLFALTGFIGFEATAVFRDEARNPEKTIPRATYLAVIIIGVFYAISCWALVTGVGASNAVAVAQQTLAGEGNLLLDTTTQYLGPILRDVVQVLLITSLFACVLSFHNVIARYQFTLAQKAVLPARLGRRHASHHSPAFSSVVQTITAAVLLAVLALLGLDPLVGVFGSMAGVATVGMVLLMLTTSIAVLVFFVRRPGLAAGRSLGARVFPILSVVGLAFALWLVLSNFTLVTGGSVAVSVALALIPVAAMVIGIVLGRRFRLDTQPVEETTAD; encoded by the coding sequence ATGACCGTCTCCCCTCTTGTCGAGCCGCGCCAGCGCCTCGACGGCCAGCTCGGCACCGGCGCCATCGTCTTCATGGTCATCGCCGCGGCCGCTCCCCTCACCGTCATCGGCGGCAACGTGCCCATCGCCATCGGCGCGGGCAACGGACCAGGGGCGCCGATCGGCTTCGCGCTCGCCGCCGTCATCCTGCTCGTCTTCTCCGTGGGGTTCGTCACCATGACGCCGTTCGTGAAGGAGGCCGGCGCGTTCTTCTCGTACGTGACCGCCGGTCTCGGCTCGCGACTCGGGCTGGGCTCCGCCTTCACCGCCCTGGTCGCCTACACGGCGATCCAGGTCGGGATCTACGGCTACATGGGCTGGGCGGTCGACGATCTCGTCACGTTCTTCGGCGGCCCGAGCCTGCCGTGGTGGCTGTACTCGTTCGCGACGATGGCGATCGTGGCCGTGCTCGGATATCGCCACATCGACCTGAGCGCCAAGGTGCTCGGGGTGGCGCTCGCGCTCGAGATCCTGGTGGTCGTCGTGCTCGATGTGGTCATCTTCGCGACCGGCGGCGCCGAGGGCATCGCACTGGAGACCTTCGACCCGTCGTACGTGTTCTCGGGCGGCATCGGGGTCGCCGTGCTCTTCGCCCTCACCGGGTTCATCGGCTTCGAGGCCACGGCCGTCTTCCGCGACGAGGCCCGCAACCCGGAGAAGACGATCCCGCGCGCGACCTACCTCGCCGTCATCATCATCGGCGTGTTCTACGCCATCTCCTGCTGGGCACTCGTGACCGGCGTCGGCGCGAGCAATGCGGTCGCGGTCGCGCAGCAGACGCTCGCCGGCGAGGGCAACCTGCTGCTCGACACCACGACGCAGTACCTCGGGCCGATCCTGCGCGACGTCGTTCAGGTGCTGCTCATCACGAGCCTCTTCGCGTGCGTGCTGTCGTTCCACAACGTGATCGCCCGCTACCAGTTCACCCTCGCGCAGAAGGCCGTGCTCCCCGCGCGACTCGGCCGCCGCCACGCCTCGCATCACTCGCCGGCGTTCTCGTCGGTCGTGCAGACGATCACCGCTGCGGTCCTGCTCGCGGTCCTCGCACTCCTCGGGCTCGACCCGCTGGTCGGCGTGTTCGGCTCGATGGCCGGCGTCGCCACCGTCGGCATGGTGCTGCTCATGCTGACGACGTCGATCGCCGTTCTCGTGTTCTTCGTCCGCCGTCCGGGGCTCGCCGCCGGACGCTCCTTGGGCGCGAGGGTCTTCCCGATCCTCTCGGTCGTCGGACTCGCCTTCGCGCTCTGGCTGGTGCTGTCGAACTTCACGCTCGTGACCGGCGGAAGCGTCGCCGTGAGCGTCGCACTCGCGCTCATTCCCGTCGCGGCCATGGTCATCGGTATCGTGTTGGGCAGGCGCTTCCGACTCGACACCCAGCCGGTCGAGGAGACCACGGCGGACTGA
- a CDS encoding FadR/GntR family transcriptional regulator: MDLASPALGSIRRTTAVDTVRARISLAVELGMLIPGQRLPGPEDTARAFEVSEMTVRRAYRLLSDEGVVVRRPGHAGGTFIADAPTVGTVVEIDAYRADAAHVHALIDQRATIEAGLAALVSTHPDEDSLARMDALVEDMRSAADWTGFRTADSAFHAALAEASGVSGAAELHHRVSHELYAYFIPYRIDYLRASNDEHARLVAALRAQDAATASRLAFDHVAELHASMYVGLPRT, from the coding sequence ATGGACCTGGCCTCCCCCGCCCTCGGCTCGATCCGCCGCACGACCGCTGTCGACACGGTTCGAGCGCGGATCTCGCTCGCCGTCGAGCTCGGAATGCTCATCCCCGGGCAGCGCCTCCCCGGACCGGAAGACACGGCACGGGCGTTCGAGGTCAGCGAGATGACCGTGCGGCGGGCCTATCGACTGCTCAGCGACGAGGGCGTCGTGGTGCGGCGCCCGGGTCACGCCGGCGGCACGTTCATCGCTGACGCGCCCACGGTCGGCACCGTGGTCGAGATCGACGCGTACCGGGCGGATGCCGCGCACGTTCACGCGCTCATCGATCAGCGCGCCACGATCGAGGCGGGGCTCGCAGCCCTCGTGAGCACGCATCCGGATGAGGACTCGCTGGCGCGCATGGACGCACTGGTCGAAGACATGCGGAGTGCGGCGGACTGGACCGGCTTCCGTACCGCAGACAGCGCCTTCCACGCCGCCCTCGCCGAAGCATCCGGGGTCAGCGGCGCAGCCGAGCTCCACCACCGGGTGTCGCACGAGCTCTACGCGTACTTCATCCCGTACCGGATCGACTACCTCCGCGCCTCGAACGATGAGCACGCCCGCCTGGTCGCAGCCCTTCGGGCGCAGGATGCCGCCACCGCGAGCCGTCTCGCCTTCGACCACGTCGCAGAGCTGCACGCCTCGATGTACGTCGGCCTCCCCCGCACCTGA
- a CDS encoding GntR family transcriptional regulator: protein MIEEGKPLFLQIAEQIEDSIVDGSLAEEAQAPSTNELASFYRINPATAAKGVAMLTDKGVLYKRRGIGMFVAEGARDLLLGERRSAFADRYIEPLLAEARTLGLSPDDLAALLRQRAAQTTEETPATIAEGKTPA from the coding sequence GTGATCGAAGAAGGCAAGCCGCTCTTCCTCCAGATCGCCGAACAGATCGAGGACTCGATCGTCGACGGTTCCCTCGCCGAGGAAGCCCAGGCACCGTCGACGAACGAGCTCGCCTCGTTCTACCGGATCAACCCCGCCACCGCAGCGAAGGGAGTCGCCATGCTCACCGACAAGGGAGTGCTGTACAAGCGCCGAGGCATCGGCATGTTCGTCGCAGAGGGCGCCAGGGACCTGCTCCTCGGCGAACGCCGCTCGGCATTCGCCGACCGCTACATCGAGCCGCTCCTCGCCGAGGCCCGCACGCTCGGCCTCAGCCCAGACGACCTCGCGGCGCTGCTCCGACAGCGCGCCGCACAGACCACCGAAGAAACCCCGGCCACCATCGCAGAAGGGAAGACCCCCGCATGA
- a CDS encoding ABC transporter ATP-binding protein, translating to MTAVIEVQNLTKRYKEKRALDNVSLTIEGNAIYGLLGRNGAGKTTLMSILTAQNFESSGSIKVFGEHPYENARVLGRICFVRESQKYPDDAYPKHAFKAASLFFPNWDQALADELVAEFQLPMKQTIKKLSRGQLSAVGVIIGLASRAEITFFDEPYLGLDAVARQIFYDRLVEDYAEHPRTVILSSHLIDEVSNLIEKVIVIDNGQILLNEDTDAVRERAVTIVGDAAKVDAWVAGREVLHREALGRVASVTVLGRLSAEERAEITASGLDLAPVSLQQLVVRLTQKAEAHAATEATTTKEEVR from the coding sequence ATGACCGCCGTCATCGAGGTGCAGAACCTCACCAAGCGCTACAAGGAGAAGCGAGCGCTCGACAACGTCTCGCTCACCATCGAGGGAAACGCCATCTACGGCCTCCTCGGCCGCAACGGCGCCGGCAAGACCACGCTCATGTCGATCCTCACCGCCCAGAACTTCGAGTCCTCCGGCTCCATCAAGGTGTTCGGCGAGCACCCGTACGAGAATGCGCGCGTCCTCGGCCGGATCTGCTTCGTCCGCGAGAGCCAGAAGTACCCGGACGACGCCTATCCCAAGCACGCGTTCAAGGCAGCCAGCCTGTTCTTCCCGAACTGGGACCAGGCGCTCGCCGACGAGCTCGTCGCGGAGTTCCAGCTGCCGATGAAGCAGACGATCAAGAAGCTGTCCCGTGGCCAGCTCTCGGCGGTCGGCGTGATCATCGGCCTGGCGTCCCGTGCCGAGATCACCTTCTTCGACGAGCCCTACCTCGGGCTCGACGCGGTCGCCCGCCAGATCTTCTACGACCGGCTCGTCGAGGACTATGCGGAGCACCCGCGCACTGTGATCCTGTCGTCGCACCTGATCGACGAGGTCTCCAACCTCATCGAGAAGGTCATCGTGATCGACAACGGCCAGATCCTCCTGAACGAGGACACGGATGCCGTCCGCGAGCGCGCCGTCACGATCGTGGGCGACGCCGCCAAGGTCGACGCCTGGGTGGCCGGCCGGGAGGTGCTGCACCGCGAGGCGCTCGGCCGCGTGGCATCCGTCACCGTGCTCGGTCGACTCTCCGCCGAGGAACGCGCCGAGATCACGGCATCCGGTTTGGATCTCGCACCGGTATCCCTGCAGCAGCTCGTCGTGCGACTCACCCAGAAGGCCGAGGCGCACGCTGCCACGGAAGCCACCACCACGAAAGAGGAGGTCCGCTGA
- a CDS encoding FUSC family protein, whose amino-acid sequence MKTSSVRTRRSGIALSLREAVLPARLLFVAKTTLAAGLAWTIAPHMPGVTDEYPYYAPLGALVSMYPTLMGSVRSSLQTLFGLATGIGLATLVVLTIGPTWWTVPLIIGIGVLLSGTGWFGVGREYVPMAALFVLAVGGQDAEDFSLGYLTQMAVGVVIGLLINVVIAPAPLTGEAEARVRAFREQLAQHLHDIGSAVSESWPPEHEQWADDAASLADTTAILRAALAEADESRLGNPRARGPRGETQHIHDELAALDRIAHLIRDISDATADTIWDRPAAMPLDPVLPEPLSAACHAVADVIARGEPSSSESHRERGEAARAIRLLLEQVDDRTLDVRRTMGPGVLTAMHLRRILILSAGPAKTDDE is encoded by the coding sequence GTGAAGACATCCTCCGTGCGCACGCGCCGATCCGGCATCGCGCTCTCCCTGCGCGAGGCCGTCCTCCCCGCCCGCCTGCTGTTCGTCGCGAAGACGACGCTCGCCGCGGGGCTCGCCTGGACGATCGCCCCGCACATGCCCGGGGTCACCGACGAGTATCCGTACTACGCACCGCTCGGCGCCCTGGTGAGCATGTATCCGACGCTGATGGGCTCGGTGCGGTCGAGCCTCCAGACGCTGTTCGGGCTGGCTACCGGCATCGGGCTGGCCACGCTGGTCGTGCTGACGATCGGCCCCACCTGGTGGACGGTCCCGCTGATCATCGGCATCGGCGTGCTGCTCTCCGGCACCGGCTGGTTCGGCGTCGGTCGCGAATACGTCCCGATGGCGGCCCTGTTCGTGCTCGCCGTCGGCGGACAGGATGCGGAGGACTTCTCGCTCGGCTACCTGACGCAGATGGCGGTCGGCGTGGTGATCGGCCTGCTCATCAACGTCGTGATCGCGCCCGCACCGCTCACCGGCGAGGCCGAAGCGCGCGTCCGCGCCTTCCGCGAGCAGCTGGCACAGCACCTGCACGACATCGGATCCGCCGTGTCGGAGTCCTGGCCTCCCGAACATGAGCAGTGGGCCGACGACGCGGCGTCCCTCGCCGACACCACCGCCATCCTGCGTGCCGCGCTCGCGGAGGCGGACGAGAGCCGCCTCGGCAATCCGCGAGCCCGCGGCCCGCGCGGCGAGACGCAGCACATCCACGACGAGCTGGCTGCCCTGGATCGGATCGCCCACCTCATCCGCGACATCTCGGATGCCACCGCCGACACGATCTGGGATCGGCCGGCCGCGATGCCCCTCGATCCCGTCCTCCCCGAACCCCTGTCTGCGGCGTGCCATGCGGTCGCGGATGTGATCGCACGGGGAGAGCCGTCCTCCAGCGAGAGTCATCGGGAGCGCGGCGAGGCGGCCCGGGCCATCCGGCTCCTGCTCGAGCAGGTCGACGACCGCACGTTGGATGTGCGCCGCACCATGGGCCCTGGCGTGCTGACGGCGATGCACCTGCGCCGCATCCTGATCCTCAGCGCCGGTCCCGCGAAGACCGACGACGAGTAG
- a CDS encoding quinone oxidoreductase family protein encodes MTKAEQMQAVVLDRFGGIEELHLRSIAVPQVGDHDVLIEVQAAGVGSWDATEREGGYDGVFGVASAFPYVLGWDGAGVVAQVGDAVQDFVPGDRVYAASTPVPRGGFYARFAVVPEAHVSPVPAGLPIEEAGALAWDAVTAQSGVDLLNPAEGSTVIVFGASGGIGHLALQFARLRGARTIAVASGHDGIELSRELGADLAFDGRVDDIEAAVRNFAPDGADAALITAGGAGALAALRGVKPSGRVAVPHGVRLDPAVDDARVQYYDGDRRQAALRRVSEAVESGALRLHLAHRFDLDQVREAHRMLAGHHLGKIVLRI; translated from the coding sequence ATGACGAAGGCGGAGCAGATGCAGGCGGTCGTGTTGGACCGCTTCGGTGGAATCGAGGAACTGCACCTGCGCAGCATCGCCGTGCCGCAGGTCGGAGATCACGACGTCCTCATCGAAGTCCAGGCCGCTGGCGTGGGCTCCTGGGACGCGACGGAGCGCGAGGGCGGCTACGACGGCGTGTTCGGTGTCGCATCCGCCTTCCCGTACGTCCTCGGGTGGGACGGCGCGGGGGTCGTGGCGCAGGTCGGGGACGCGGTGCAGGACTTCGTGCCCGGCGATCGGGTCTACGCGGCTTCGACGCCCGTGCCTCGAGGCGGCTTCTACGCCCGGTTCGCGGTGGTGCCGGAAGCCCATGTGTCTCCCGTCCCCGCCGGCCTGCCCATCGAAGAGGCGGGCGCCCTCGCATGGGACGCGGTCACCGCGCAGAGCGGCGTGGATCTCCTGAACCCCGCCGAGGGGTCGACCGTGATCGTGTTCGGCGCCAGCGGCGGCATCGGCCACCTCGCCCTCCAGTTCGCGCGACTCCGAGGCGCGCGGACGATCGCGGTCGCGTCGGGGCATGACGGCATCGAGCTGAGTCGCGAACTGGGTGCCGACCTCGCGTTCGACGGACGCGTCGACGACATCGAAGCGGCCGTCCGGAACTTCGCACCGGACGGCGCCGACGCTGCTCTGATCACCGCCGGCGGAGCGGGTGCGCTCGCCGCATTGCGCGGCGTGAAGCCGTCGGGCAGGGTGGCGGTGCCGCACGGCGTGCGCCTCGATCCCGCCGTCGACGATGCTCGGGTGCAGTACTACGACGGCGATCGGAGGCAGGCTGCCCTGCGGCGGGTGAGCGAGGCCGTCGAATCAGGCGCTCTTCGACTGCACCTCGCGCACCGCTTCGACCTCGATCAGGTGAGGGAGGCGCATCGGATGCTGGCGGGGCATCACCTCGGCAAGATCGTGCTGCGCATCTGA
- a CDS encoding MarR family winged helix-turn-helix transcriptional regulator — MALPSGPTAPSSTAEAVLFELVDDYDRAYESAAEQLSLTAAQACVLGRLHERRGMGSLAEELGCDASNITQLVSRLEAVGLVTREPDPSDRRARLVKRTRRGHAVNRRFEEAFAFGRTAVSRLTDAEQQQLTFLLKKALG, encoded by the coding sequence ATGGCTCTTCCGAGCGGCCCGACAGCCCCCTCCTCCACCGCCGAGGCGGTGCTCTTCGAGCTGGTCGACGATTACGACCGCGCCTACGAGTCCGCTGCGGAACAGCTCTCGCTCACCGCCGCACAGGCCTGCGTGCTCGGCCGGTTGCACGAGCGCCGAGGGATGGGCTCGCTGGCCGAGGAACTCGGATGCGACGCCTCCAACATCACGCAGCTCGTGTCCCGACTCGAGGCAGTCGGGCTCGTGACACGCGAGCCAGATCCGTCCGACCGCCGAGCTCGTCTCGTCAAGCGCACGAGACGCGGTCACGCGGTCAACAGGCGGTTCGAGGAGGCGTTCGCCTTCGGGCGCACCGCCGTGAGCCGCTTGACGGATGCGGAGCAGCAGCAGCTCACCTTCCTCCTGAAGAAGGCCCTCGGGTGA